GCCTGCGCCGCCCTGATGCCCGAGCGGATCACCCGTACCGCCGCGCTGGTCACACTCGCACCCAGGGACGCTGACGGGCTCGACTGGTTCGAGGGCATGGCCGCCTCCAATGTCCTGGAGTACACCTCGGCATCGGTCGACCCGGCCGGGCTCATCAAGCGGTTCATCCTGCGCTCCGCCGAGATCAGGCAGGACCCCATCCGTCTCCTGAACGATCTGCGCAGGGAGCTGACCGACTCCGACCGGATGGTCGTCGCGGACGCGGGCGTAAGGTCCATGCTCCTTCGCAACTACCAGGAGGCGCTGCGCACTTCGGCATACGGCTGGATCGACGACGCGCTCGCCTTCTGCAGCCCCTGGGGCTTCGACCCCGCCGACATCAAGGGCCCGGTGATGCTCTGGCACGGGGAGAAGGACGTCTTCTCACCCGTGGGCCACTCCCGCTGGCTCGCGGAACGCATCCCGGGCGCGACGGCCGTCCTCGAACCGACCGCCGCGCACTTCGACGCCCTGCACGCACTCCCCCGGATCCTGACCTGGCTGCTGGACCACTGAATTCCAGCCCCGTGGGGGTGTCCCCCCGGACAGACTCCGGGGGGAGTTCGAGGAGCGGGATCCGGAGCGGAGCCCCGGGATCAGACCGCGAGCGGCTCCAGATCGCGGTGCACCCTGCGCTCGTCGCGTGCGATCCGGGTCAGCGCATGCTCCTCGCCCAGCAGCCGCTGCAGCTCGTCCACGGTCTCGGCCCGCAGATGCGCCGCCTCGGCCTTGCGGCCCAGCAGGCCGAGCGTGACTGACATGTTGGAGGCGATACCGAGCACCTCGGGATGGTGCGCGCCCAGCACCTCGCGCAGCCTGGTCACGGTCCGCTCCTCGATCTCTAGCGCCTCCTCCAGACCGCCGAGGTCGGCAAGGGCGTTCGCGAGGTTGATGGTGCTGTACAGCGCATGCGGATGGGATTCCCCGAGGACCTCCCGCATCGTCCTGGACACCTTCAGCAGCAGCTGTTCCGCGGCTTCCGGAGCGCCGCAGCCCCAGTGGAAGATGCCGAGGTTGTTGAGGGCGGCGAGGGTGTACGGATGCCGCTCCCCCGGCACCTTCATGTACTGGTCGACGACCTCCTGCGCCAGGTCCCGCGCCGCCACCGGCTCCCCGGCTGCGAACAGGTCGGCCGCCAGATTCAGATCGCAGGCGAGCGAGTCCGGGTTGGCCGAGGTGTACTTGGCGCGATAGCGGTTGCGGGTGGCCGTGGTCAGCCGCCGCGCGTCCTCGAGACGGCCGGCCCTGCGCAGCGACACGGCGAGACTCTTGGCCGCCGCCAGTGTGCCGGGGAAGGTCCGGCCGAGCTGCTCCTTGTAGATGTCGTACGTGCGGTTGAGCACCGCGACCGAGTCCTCGTACCGTCCGACCTCCCGCAGGTCCCTGGCGAGGCTGACGGCGGAGGAGAGGGTGTACGGATGCTCCGGGCCGAGCACCTCGGTACGCCGGTCGAAGACCTCCTGGTCGATCTCGCGCGCCCTGGCGTACTGGCCGACCATGCGCAGATTCAGAGCCAGGTTGTTGGCGGCCGCGAGCGTACGCGGATGGGACTCGTGGAAGATCTGGCTGAATCCCTCGTGCGCCTCGGTCGCCAGCTCCATCGCCCTGCCGTACTGGCCGAGGGTGCCCAGGTCCATCGCCAGGCCGCTGGTGGTCATGTACGTATGCGGATGGGAGTGGCCGAGCACCTCCTGCTGGCGCTCCAGGGTCACCTCGTCCAGCTCCTTGGCCTCCACATAACGGCCTTGCGAGCGAAGGATGTTCGACAGATGAAATCGCAGGTAGAGGTACTGCAGATCGTCGTTGCCGAGCATCTCCTTCCAGGTGTCGCGCAGTTCGCCCGCAAGCGCGTAGGCGGCGTTCCAGTCGCCGCGCTTCCACAGATAGCGCACTCGGTCGATCATCAGCCTGCGGGTCTCCGGCTCCTTGCAGAACCTCGCCTCCGAGGTGCCGAGGTGCGGCCAGATGGTGGCGAACCTCGGCCAGGTCTCGGGGTTGTCGATCGGCTCGTCGTCGTCGGGCCGCGCGCCGGCGAGGACCCGATGGACCGCGTGCCGGGCGTCCTGCTGCTCCTGCTCGGTCAGCTGGGCCCTGATGACCGCCTGCACCAGCCGGTGCACCTGGATGCTGTTGGAGACCTGGTCGACCTTGGCCAGGGCGAACCGGCCGATCTCCCGGATGACCCGGCCGAGCACCAGCTTCTCCTGGAGCGAGGAGTCGTACGGCTTGAGCGCGTCGATCATCTCCTTGCTGTAGAGGAGGTTCGCGGAGATCGGCTCGGGGGCGAAGAAGGCACAGAGCTGGAGGAGGCGCACGGCGGCGGGCGAGCGCTCCTTGAGCCGCTCGATGGAGACGTTCCAGGTCGCGGCGACCGGCTCGGGATATCCGGCGGGCTGGTTGAGCGCGAG
This portion of the Streptomyces sp. NBC_01750 genome encodes:
- a CDS encoding alpha/beta fold hydrolase, producing MRVTDGRHLMVERLGDPRGRPVFLLHGTPGSRLGPAPRGMVLYQRGTQLIAYDRPGYGGSDRLAGRSVADVAQDVRAIADELGLERFAVVGRSGGAPHALACAALMPERITRTAALVTLAPRDADGLDWFEGMAASNVLEYTSASVDPAGLIKRFILRSAEIRQDPIRLLNDLRRELTDSDRMVVADAGVRSMLLRNYQEALRTSAYGWIDDALAFCSPWGFDPADIKGPVMLWHGEKDVFSPVGHSRWLAERIPGATAVLEPTAAHFDALHALPRILTWLLDH